AAAAGCATTTGAGgctgtaaatatttttctaagagaatggggccagcagaggatgagacggtttgatggcatcaccgacatgaatttgagcaaactctggaagacagtgaaggacaggggtgcctgaacagggaagcctggtgtgctacagtccatggggtcacaaagagttggacacgacttaatgacccaacaacaacaatttcCTCCATGTGCAGCTCTGGTTGTATTTCGTAATTTCTATATAAAGTAATGTCTTTATTGATGATTTCAAAATAGTCATTGCAGTTTTCAtattctatttttggctgtgtggtgtgtggaatctcagttccccaaccattggaccaccagggaattcccatcactgtcatttttattatttcctctttgagCCAAGAGTTGGCCAACTGCTCAAACTGTTTCAGAAAATTTctctatataaaaaaaattttggggCGTCTGGACTGAGCCGCGCACTCGGATCCGAGGCTTCGCGGTCAACGGCTTCTTTGCGGGCCCCGCCGCAGCCGACCCGGCTCCTCGGTGGAGAGAAGATGGTGGGCCGGAACAGCGCCATCGCCGCCGGCGTGTGCGGGGCCCTTTTCATCGGTTACTGCATTTACTTCGACCGCAAGAGACGGAGTGACCCCAACTTCAAGAACAGGCTGCGAGAacgaagaaagaaacagaagcttgCCAAGGAGAGAGCTGGGCTTTCCAAGTTACCTGACCTTAAAGATGCTGAAGCCGTTCAGAAATTCTTTCTAGAAGAAATACAGCTTGGTGAAGAATTACTAGCTCAAGGTGAATATGAGAAGGGTGTGGACCATCTGACAAATGCGATTGCTGTGTGTGGACAGCCACAGCAGTTACTGCAAGTATTGCAACAAACTCTTCCGCCACCAGTGTTCCAGATGCTTCTGACTAAGCTCCCAACAATTAGTCAGAGAATTGTAAGTGCTCAGAGCTTGGCTGAAGATGATGTGGAATGAGAAACAAATGTCAACATAATGATCtcaattaaaacatatttttaaaatcttaactcAGAAGATGATCGGCTCTTGGGAGTAAGGGCAGATAAGCTTGTTATGGACTGTCCTCCACAGTGAAGTCTACCAAAGTTAATTTTTACTTTGTGTAGatccatttgtctgttttatttatttttcccagtgAAAAGTGTATTTTGATAGagagcttttcattttataaatacactATGAATTACTGAAATATGCcttttgtttattcttaaaatgtGTGATTAGAATGTACATATAACATCCCATTACTTACATTAAAAATACCCGGTGCTCAGTTTTGAAAGATAGGCCCCcaaaaaatgtagaagaaaactgaagaatataCTTGTTTTGCTCTACATCAGAAAGTTGGCTGGAAACTTGTGTTGATCAAAACTGAGCATTAAGagattatttctttccatttaatcTCTTAAATATGTGTAATGTGCTGCTATGCTATAACAACAACTTCACCCCTcccttgaaatgttttctttaaatcagTGGGTTTGATGTATTCTGGATATTTACCTCCTTGTATTTTAGATACATGTAGTTGCAGATGGCACCAGGAATTGGATGTCTGTACATTCTTAATCTGGCTGAGTAAGCTTTACCAGTTAATGTCTGCCCACTTGCCTCATATATAAACTGAGGAAATGGGTGTGCTAATTCAGCTTCTAATTCCTTTGGTTCTGTGCGGCATTTTCAAATCCCTCTTTCTGAGGGAAATACCTGTTTGGGCAGCCAGCCCTTGTTTTTTTATACTCTGAATTTCGCATGTTTGCCTGGCGTAGTGTTTCTggttttttaaaaggcataatGTGTTGGTTTTCACTGAAATCATGGTTCTGTCACTACTTTTGTAAATTAACCTGAAACGTAACCTTCACGGTGACTGGGACAATATGCTTGTAAAAGTGTTTGTTCCCTTTTGCTTTTATCCTCAGTGTACCTCCTTAATCCCCTACCAACCCTTATCTTGTATGAGAATAAGGTGTAACTTTGTGGCTGAAGACTTGAATGAAGATAATGGGACCTTTTATCCTCTAAATAGTGACATATTATCTGCAGCCACAGATTAAATATCAGACCTAAGAATAAAGATCcctggtacttaaaaaaaaaaaaaaaaaatttttttttacttcattcatTAGAAAATGAGATtcattctatttctgctttgaaaagttcatttcagttttcttcagacttatatttaataaaacttgTTAATTATACTCAAAGCCCTAGAAAACAAGGGATCCATCTCTAGGACCAAATCTAGAACAGTCTTGGACTGCTCAAGTGTTCTTGTGTCTTCAGAAGCATCCTTGGTGGTAAGTGAAGGGGAAGTGAGATAGAGGAGTTTAATTGCTTTCCAATTCTGCCTCCTgggtgtttgcttttgttttttacctCCTCTTCCCTtaataagaagttttaaaaacaaaacaaaaaaaacaaagaggtttaaaagcaaaacaaaacaaaaaactatcatatggatttttttttctttcctgatcttttttttaaactttttttattttttaactttacaatattgtattggttttgccacatatcaacatgaatccaccacagatatacacatgttccccatcctgaacccttctccctcctccttatcatatggattttattttaggCCAGGACAggaggcttgtggaatcttagttgcCCAGCCAAGCCCTCGTCAGTCAAagtgcggagtcctaaccactggactgccagggaattccctgtgcaGATTTTGTATAGCAACTGTTAATAGCAGCCTACCTAATTAACGCTGGTAATAAAGATAGGAGACAAAAGGACCTAGAAGAGGTCCTTTCTCTAGCTGAGACAGTCTTCCTTAAGATGTCATGTTGTTTCTTTTCTGAAAGCAGAGAAATCCTGCAgaagccatttaaaaatgttttcaattgtGACTTTCCAGAATCTGCAGCAATTCTTTCACAGTGTGTTGAGAATGTTATCTAGGCTAAAATCAAGGAACTCAAGAAACAGACTGCTGAATCCACCCTCAAGGGGCTCACAGTATGGTAAGGAGTGAGGCATGGTATACTCTGCCTACAGGTACTTTCACAGTTTCCCAAAAATACATCCTAAGGGCCCTCCAGGAAACGCCATGATCTTTAATTCTGAAATGCATACCCATCCTGAAATCCTCTCTCAGCAGCATTAGGAACTGCTTCCAGTTCCTCCcttgtggtccagaggttaagaatcctcctaccaacgcaggggacacgcgctcaatctctggttcaggaactaagatcccacatgccgcggagcaactaagtcaCAACCACTGAGGCCTGTGTGTTGCAATAACTGAAGCGGACAGAAAGAGCCCCTGCGCTGCAAAGAAGGAAAGCTGCTGGCGGACTGttcttgggggtggggatgggagtagGGTGGTGTCCACTGTGCTTCCAGCTGCAGCCGCAGAGTTCACATGTGAGGGTGCCCTCTACAGGATAGGTGAAATGCCACCTGAGTTTTGATATTGATCTATGGGTGAAGAAACTTGTCCTAAGGCTTTCCTGAGCAAACAGCCTTTcagtcatttttcttatttcaactatatttttaaaattttagcttcAGTTCTATATCTTCAGGGGAGTGATGGTATGAGACTTTATAGATTCTCGTTAAAAAGTCTGTGTTAATTTGATACCTGCCCTGTGTGTATGTTTCTGAGTGTGCGCCTACTTTGCAGGTAGGTCTGTGCAGtgcttccttccctggtggctcagcagtaaagaatccgcctgccaatgcaggagacttgagttcgactcctgagttgggaagatccctcggagaaggaaatggcaacccactccagtattcctgcttggagaatccgtggacagaggagcctggcgggctacagtccataggatcgcagagagtcaaacacgacttagccactaagcAACAAGAACAATGTGTTC
This genomic interval from Bos mutus isolate GX-2022 chromosome 25, NWIPB_WYAK_1.1, whole genome shotgun sequence contains the following:
- the LOC138985562 gene encoding mitochondrial import receptor subunit TOM20 homolog, whose translation is MVGRNSAIAAGVCGALFIGYCIYFDRKRRSDPNFKNRLRERRKKQKLAKERAGLSKLPDLKDAEAVQKFFLEEIQLGEELLAQGEYEKGVDHLTNAIAVCGQPQQLLQVLQQTLPPPVFQMLLTKLPTISQRIVSAQSLAEDDVE